The following proteins are encoded in a genomic region of Actinomadura sp. NAK00032:
- a CDS encoding inorganic phosphate transporter produces MIWAMAFAALALAFVWVTGVNDGAALLGLSGRYPRSSGPLLMALVLLPLVLVPQLTVAVARTFTEGLTDLGDRRGALAFLLGVTVALAVVTALTRRGLPTSLTLAIVGGIGGAGLGMGLDVAWGGLGLVLLIGAAAPLVGTSVGYGLGLASRRIPSFAGMPGAVRTAHVLAYSAQCAAYAANDGQKMLAVVSVARHVVSTRRLGAIGPVQPTPFVLIAIAVVFCAGALSAVHRVGDRLGRGLVLARPLHVVSTEAAAAASVAASSLAGAPVSMTQSVTAGVVGVAASEGAARVRWQNVLGIGAAWLLTLPLAFAGGALCGLAARAL; encoded by the coding sequence ATGATCTGGGCGATGGCGTTCGCCGCGCTGGCACTGGCCTTCGTCTGGGTCACCGGCGTCAACGACGGGGCGGCCCTGCTCGGGCTGAGCGGGCGCTACCCCCGCTCGTCCGGGCCGCTGCTGATGGCGCTCGTGCTGCTGCCGCTCGTGCTCGTCCCGCAGCTGACCGTCGCGGTCGCGCGGACGTTCACCGAGGGGCTGACCGACCTCGGCGACCGGCGCGGCGCGCTCGCCTTCCTGCTCGGCGTGACCGTCGCGCTCGCCGTCGTCACCGCGCTCACCCGGCGCGGCCTGCCGACCAGCCTGACCCTGGCGATCGTCGGCGGCATCGGCGGCGCCGGCCTCGGCATGGGCCTGGACGTCGCCTGGGGCGGCCTCGGCCTGGTGTTACTGATCGGCGCCGCGGCGCCGCTCGTCGGGACGTCCGTCGGCTACGGGCTCGGGCTCGCCTCCCGGCGCATCCCGTCCTTCGCCGGCATGCCCGGCGCCGTGCGGACCGCCCACGTGCTCGCCTACAGCGCCCAGTGCGCCGCCTACGCCGCCAACGACGGGCAGAAGATGCTCGCCGTCGTCAGCGTGGCGCGGCACGTGGTCTCCACCCGGCGGCTCGGCGCGATCGGGCCCGTCCAGCCCACCCCGTTCGTGCTCATCGCGATCGCCGTGGTGTTCTGCGCCGGCGCGCTCAGCGCCGTGCACCGGGTCGGGGACCGGCTCGGCCGCGGGCTCGTGCTCGCCCGGCCGCTACACGTCGTGTCGACCGAGGCCGCGGCGGCCGCGTCCGTCGCGGCCAGCTCGCTCGCGGGCGCGCCGGTCAGCATGACGCAGTCGGTCACCGCCGGGGTGGTCGGCGTCGCCGCCAGCGAGGGCGCCGCGCGGGTGCGCTGGCAGAACGTCCTCGGCATCGGCGCCGCCTGGCTGCTCACCCTCCCGCTGGCGTTCGCCGGCGGCGCGCTCTGCGGCCTCGCGGCGAGGGCGCTGTGA
- a CDS encoding ABC transporter substrate-binding protein: protein MIRTIPRGRRGRTGAAVLAALATAALSACAPSSSGEAGAGDPLPTVTVEDAASFDLNALIAAAKKEGSLLAYDGSGDVKDMAAAFEKKYGIKAEGVKSKAAATAEKMTREAQAKNVTIDVSLFEDGPMLVGQLLPQKIVKTWIPPDLAGSIAEKNRNPLMMISKAYVFAYNPKLNPNGCPVKNMWQLTEPEWKGKVMLQDPLGKEVFTQWFTQMSELGSDKLAAAYEQLGKGKLKLDEKDPAHEWVKRFAKNDPVLTTEDEDVATAVGAPNQTRTTIGLFSIAKFRDIEDKKFNMKVCEGLAPWTGFAYPKFATIATGSKHPNAAKLFVHFAMEKEGFDLEAHSGGVSGNDKVGVSPHNPPGLTDWNTQLYWFSSDKLLADFRARQDIKDFWRVNHS from the coding sequence ATGATCCGCACCATCCCGAGAGGGCGCCGGGGCCGTACCGGCGCCGCCGTGCTGGCCGCGCTCGCCACCGCGGCGCTCAGCGCGTGCGCCCCGTCCAGCAGCGGCGAGGCCGGGGCCGGCGACCCGCTGCCGACCGTCACCGTCGAGGACGCCGCGTCGTTCGACCTGAACGCGCTCATCGCGGCCGCGAAGAAGGAGGGCAGCCTCCTGGCCTACGACGGCAGCGGCGACGTCAAGGACATGGCGGCGGCGTTCGAGAAGAAGTACGGGATCAAGGCCGAGGGCGTGAAGTCCAAGGCCGCCGCCACCGCCGAGAAGATGACCCGCGAGGCGCAGGCCAAGAACGTCACCATCGACGTCAGCCTGTTCGAGGACGGCCCGATGCTGGTCGGCCAGCTCCTCCCGCAGAAGATCGTCAAGACCTGGATCCCGCCGGACCTCGCCGGGAGCATCGCGGAGAAGAACCGCAACCCGCTGATGATGATCTCCAAGGCGTACGTGTTCGCCTACAACCCCAAGCTCAACCCGAACGGCTGCCCGGTGAAGAACATGTGGCAGCTCACCGAGCCGGAGTGGAAGGGCAAGGTGATGCTGCAGGACCCGCTGGGCAAGGAGGTCTTCACCCAGTGGTTCACGCAGATGTCGGAGCTGGGCTCGGACAAGCTCGCCGCCGCCTACGAGCAGCTCGGCAAGGGCAAGCTCAAGCTCGATGAGAAGGACCCCGCGCACGAGTGGGTGAAGCGGTTCGCCAAGAACGACCCCGTCCTCACCACCGAGGACGAGGACGTCGCGACCGCCGTCGGCGCCCCCAACCAGACCCGCACCACGATCGGGCTGTTCTCCATCGCCAAGTTCCGCGACATCGAGGACAAGAAGTTCAACATGAAGGTCTGCGAGGGCCTGGCCCCGTGGACTGGCTTCGCCTACCCGAAGTTCGCCACGATCGCGACCGGCTCCAAGCACCCGAACGCCGCCAAGCTCTTCGTCCACTTCGCGATGGAGAAGGAGGGCTTCGACCTCGAGGCCCACTCCGGCGGCGTCTCCGGCAACGACAAGGTCGGCGTGAGCCCGCACAACCCGCCCGGCCTCACCGACTGGAACACGCAGCTGTACTGGTTCTCCTCGGACAAGCTGCTCGCCGACTTCCGCGCCCGCCAGGACATCAAGGACTTCTGGCGCGTGAACCACTCCTGA
- a CDS encoding SDR family oxidoreductase yields the protein MKHKIGKGGVVVLTGATGGIGRATAREFARRGARIALLARGEQGLDGAAADVAAAGGHPLPIAVDMADRDRVEEAAERAETELGPIDVWVNVAFSSVLAPFWEIAPAEFARTTEVTYLGYVNGTRAALERMMPRDRGVIVQCGSAMAYRGIPLQSAYCGAKHAIKGFHESLRTELMHEGSGVKVTMVQLPGVNTPQFDWVLSRLPKRPQPVPPVYQPEIPAKALLYAAEHPARREYWVGASAVATILANRVAAGLVDRYLARTGFASQQTEQDVRPDRPANLWEPTDEAPGTDRGAHGRFDERAHGTSPQLWAGQHKYLVGAATAGAAAGAAVGAAKLLRR from the coding sequence ATGAAACACAAGATCGGCAAGGGCGGCGTCGTCGTGCTCACCGGCGCCACCGGCGGGATCGGCCGCGCGACCGCGCGGGAGTTCGCCCGGCGCGGCGCGCGGATCGCCCTGCTGGCGCGCGGCGAGCAGGGGCTGGACGGCGCCGCCGCCGACGTGGCGGCCGCCGGCGGGCACCCGCTCCCGATCGCCGTCGACATGGCCGACCGCGACCGCGTCGAGGAGGCCGCCGAGCGGGCGGAGACGGAGCTCGGCCCGATCGACGTGTGGGTGAACGTCGCGTTCTCCTCGGTGCTCGCGCCGTTCTGGGAGATCGCGCCCGCGGAGTTCGCGCGCACCACCGAGGTCACCTACCTCGGCTACGTCAACGGCACCCGGGCGGCGCTGGAGCGGATGATGCCGCGCGACCGCGGGGTGATCGTCCAGTGCGGGTCGGCGATGGCCTACCGGGGCATCCCGCTGCAGAGCGCCTACTGCGGCGCCAAGCACGCCATCAAGGGGTTCCACGAGTCGCTGCGGACCGAGCTGATGCACGAGGGCAGCGGCGTGAAGGTGACGATGGTGCAGCTGCCGGGGGTGAACACGCCGCAGTTCGACTGGGTGCTGTCCCGGCTGCCGAAGCGCCCGCAGCCGGTGCCGCCGGTCTACCAGCCGGAGATCCCGGCGAAGGCGCTGCTGTACGCCGCCGAGCATCCCGCGCGCCGCGAGTACTGGGTCGGCGCGAGCGCGGTCGCCACGATCCTCGCCAACCGCGTCGCGGCGGGCCTGGTGGACCGCTACCTCGCGCGGACGGGCTTCGCCTCCCAGCAGACGGAGCAGGACGTCCGGCCGGACCGTCCGGCGAACCTGTGGGAGCCCACCGACGAGGCGCCCGGCACGGACCGCGGCGCCCACGGCCGGTTCGACGAGCGGGCGCACGGGACGAGCCCGCAGCTGTGGGCGGGACAGCACAAGTACCTGGTGGGGGCCGCGACGGCGGGAGCCGCCGCGGGCGCGGCGGTCGGCGCGGCGAAACTGCTGCGGCGCTGA
- a CDS encoding inositol monophosphatase family protein — MNVDVPASRELAGIAELAARATGDRLRTAFRSRPEVDTKRDMHDPVTEHDRAAEETIREVLAKETPGSVVVGEEGGEGGEQGADGDIRWYVDPIDGTANFAVGLPFFCVSIGAVAGGEVVAGAVYDPVRDEMFSASLGGATCDGERIESRGAGRDATAVVATSYPNARELEADREGALRRFGQMVDAFATLRRPGSAALTLAHVAAGWTDVAYDPSINAWDVTAALLLVRQAGGTYLPLGGEPGAPDHEAPGYLAHVGGFDLAGSVMVEVAGLPAPGSGA, encoded by the coding sequence ATGAACGTCGATGTGCCCGCCTCGCGGGAACTGGCCGGGATCGCCGAGCTCGCCGCTCGGGCCACGGGGGACCGGCTGCGGACGGCGTTCCGCTCGCGTCCCGAGGTCGACACCAAGCGCGACATGCACGACCCCGTCACCGAGCACGACCGCGCGGCGGAGGAGACCATCCGGGAGGTGCTCGCCAAGGAGACCCCCGGCAGCGTCGTCGTGGGCGAGGAGGGCGGGGAGGGCGGAGAGCAGGGCGCGGACGGCGACATCCGCTGGTACGTCGACCCCATCGACGGCACCGCGAACTTCGCGGTCGGCCTGCCGTTCTTCTGCGTGTCCATCGGCGCCGTCGCGGGCGGCGAGGTCGTCGCGGGCGCGGTGTACGACCCGGTGCGGGACGAGATGTTCAGCGCGTCGCTCGGCGGCGCGACCTGCGATGGCGAGCGGATCGAGAGCCGCGGGGCGGGCCGCGACGCGACCGCCGTCGTCGCCACGTCCTACCCCAACGCGCGCGAGCTGGAGGCCGACCGGGAGGGGGCGCTGCGCCGCTTCGGGCAGATGGTCGACGCGTTCGCCACGCTGCGCCGCCCCGGCAGCGCCGCGCTCACCCTCGCGCACGTCGCCGCCGGCTGGACCGACGTCGCCTACGACCCGTCCATCAACGCCTGGGACGTGACCGCGGCGCTGCTGCTGGTCCGGCAGGCGGGCGGCACGTACCTGCCGCTCGGCGGCGAGCCCGGCGCCCCCGACCACGAGGCGCCCGGCTACCTGGCGCACGTCGGCGGTTTCGACCTCGCCGGCTCCGTCATGGTCGAGGTGGCCGGCCTGCCGGCGCCGGGGAGCGGGGCATGA
- a CDS encoding Cof-type HAD-IIB family hydrolase: protein MSTTGIRTVDWIVTDLDGTLVRRDREIVESSLAALRRFMDAGGTVVIATGRSEAAALPYYRALGLTTPAILYNGARVVDLSTGAVLHRRCLGVATWAQLTMLFGSLPEGVWPVAFSGGRAHVVSVSPALREYAERDGITLDRVGAWGDLPLDDITKVMMICDRPELMDPAEAMVSANVEGVTLMRSESTYLEALPAGATKGAALRELAAARGVALSEIAAIGDNPNDLDMIQVAGLGAAVGDGAEPVRAAADIVVAACAEGAVADLVSRVLP from the coding sequence ATGAGCACCACCGGCATCCGCACGGTCGACTGGATCGTCACCGACCTGGACGGAACGCTCGTCCGCCGCGACAGGGAGATCGTCGAGTCGAGCCTCGCCGCGCTGCGCCGCTTCATGGACGCGGGCGGCACGGTCGTCATCGCCACCGGCCGCAGCGAGGCCGCCGCGCTCCCGTACTACCGGGCGCTCGGCCTCACCACCCCCGCGATCCTCTACAACGGGGCCCGCGTGGTCGACCTGAGCACCGGCGCCGTCCTGCATCGCCGCTGCCTGGGCGTGGCCACCTGGGCGCAGCTGACGATGCTGTTCGGCTCCCTGCCCGAGGGCGTGTGGCCGGTGGCGTTCAGCGGCGGCCGCGCCCACGTGGTCTCCGTCAGCCCGGCGCTGCGCGAGTACGCCGAGCGGGACGGCATCACGCTCGACCGCGTCGGCGCCTGGGGCGACCTGCCGCTCGACGACATCACCAAGGTCATGATGATCTGCGACCGCCCCGAGCTGATGGACCCCGCCGAGGCGATGGTGTCGGCGAACGTGGAGGGCGTCACCCTCATGCGTTCGGAGAGCACCTACCTGGAGGCCCTCCCGGCGGGCGCGACGAAGGGCGCGGCGCTGCGCGAGCTGGCCGCCGCCCGCGGCGTGGCGCTCTCCGAGATCGCCGCGATCGGCGACAACCCGAACGACCTGGACATGATCCAGGTCGCCGGGCTCGGCGCCGCGGTCGGGGACGGCGCCGAGCCCGTCCGCGCCGCCGCCGACATCGTGGTCGCCGCCTGCGCGGAGGGCGCGGTCGCCGACCTCGTCTCCCGCGTGCTGCCGTGA
- a CDS encoding Gfo/Idh/MocA family oxidoreductase, protein MRVGLLGAGRIGAWHARFLGGHPQVDALLIGDADVRRAEALAGPIGARAGDPDAVLGAGLDAVVIATPTATHAELLGRACDAGVPAFCEKPVAPDLRTTLEVRDRAAKAGVPVHIGFQRRFDAGYAAARRAVLDGRLGALHRVHLVTADPAPPPAEYVRSSGGIFRDCHIHDFDILRWVTGREVESVTATGANRGDAYFAAAGDVDTSAAVLALDDGTLATLQGSRYNGAGYDVRMELAGTAATWVVGLDERAPLRSAEPGVDWPSGDPWTDFQERFDPAYANEIGTFLEVAKGKVPSPCTVDEALEAFLIAEAATLSLREGRRVALAELR, encoded by the coding sequence ATGCGGGTCGGACTGTTGGGCGCGGGGCGGATCGGGGCGTGGCACGCCCGGTTCCTGGGCGGGCATCCCCAGGTGGACGCCCTGCTGATCGGCGACGCCGACGTCCGCCGGGCCGAGGCGCTCGCGGGCCCGATCGGCGCCCGCGCCGGCGACCCGGACGCGGTGCTCGGCGCCGGGCTCGACGCCGTCGTCATCGCCACCCCCACCGCCACCCACGCCGAACTGCTCGGCCGCGCCTGCGACGCGGGCGTCCCCGCGTTCTGCGAGAAGCCCGTCGCGCCCGACCTGCGCACCACGCTGGAGGTCCGCGACCGCGCCGCCAAGGCCGGGGTGCCGGTGCACATCGGCTTCCAGCGCCGGTTCGACGCCGGCTACGCGGCGGCGCGGCGGGCCGTCCTCGACGGCCGGCTCGGCGCGCTGCACCGCGTCCACCTCGTCACCGCGGACCCGGCGCCGCCGCCCGCCGAGTACGTCCGCTCGTCCGGCGGGATCTTCCGCGACTGCCACATCCACGACTTCGACATCCTGCGCTGGGTCACCGGCCGCGAGGTCGAGTCGGTCACCGCCACCGGCGCCAACCGCGGCGACGCCTACTTCGCGGCGGCCGGCGACGTCGACACCAGCGCCGCCGTCCTCGCCCTGGACGACGGGACGCTCGCCACGCTGCAGGGCTCCCGCTACAACGGCGCCGGCTACGACGTCCGGATGGAGCTGGCGGGCACCGCCGCCACCTGGGTGGTCGGGCTGGACGAGCGCGCCCCGCTCCGGTCGGCCGAACCCGGTGTCGACTGGCCCTCCGGGGACCCGTGGACCGACTTCCAGGAGCGCTTCGACCCCGCCTACGCGAACGAGATTGGAACGTTCCTAGAAGTGGCCAAGGGCAAGGTTCCGAGCCCCTGCACGGTGGACGAGGCGCTGGAGGCGTTCCTCATCGCCGAGGCCGCCACGCTGTCGCTGCGCGAGGGCCGCCGGGTCGCACTGGCGGAGCTGCGATGA
- a CDS encoding CBS domain-containing protein, which yields MRARELAVDYPTVTPDDSAMDAARLLAAQGLPGLVVVDGRRRAVAVLPGSRLVRQIVPPHVRDDPALARVYDEPHADRLCARLAGRTVADLLEGGRTPLPVVDPGATVMEIASVMAGARSPVVAVADDERHPEKGTVIGVITAAHLLERILPAAGDG from the coding sequence GTGCGCGCTCGCGAACTCGCCGTCGACTACCCGACCGTGACCCCGGACGACTCCGCGATGGACGCCGCCCGGCTGCTGGCGGCCCAGGGGCTGCCGGGCCTGGTCGTGGTGGACGGGCGGCGCCGCGCGGTCGCGGTGCTCCCCGGCTCCCGGCTGGTGCGCCAGATCGTCCCGCCGCATGTGCGGGACGACCCCGCCCTCGCCCGCGTCTACGACGAGCCGCACGCCGACCGGCTCTGCGCCAGGCTCGCCGGCCGCACCGTCGCCGACCTCCTGGAGGGCGGCCGGACGCCGCTGCCCGTCGTCGATCCCGGCGCCACCGTGATGGAGATCGCGAGCGTCATGGCGGGCGCCCGCAGCCCGGTGGTGGCGGTCGCCGACGACGAGCGGCACCCCGAGAAGGGCACCGTGATCGGTGTCATCACCGCCGCCCACCTGCTGGAACGCATCCTCCCCGCGGCCGGGGACGGCTGA
- a CDS encoding HAD family hydrolase: MNARMRRPRALLLDFGGVLVETSRREGWSAALAKEVHAALVRAGCDELDVTAVETDIKAGVAADKCWKDAMSRPYAPAEMTHTGFWGDYVAADWPAAARQLVVAHATPLCRRMGELRQERRIRPGIPELLDAAEEHGIPCAVVSNSLSAAVHRNFTAATGLAEKLALEVYSDEAGVRKPNPEMIWIATRALGVEPGDAWYAGDNFDRDVLCGHRAGVGGNVLMVAGGTYDVPYEVRCRPDAVVDDGHGLLELLTNAIEGDG, encoded by the coding sequence GTGAACGCGCGGATGCGCAGGCCCCGCGCCCTCCTGCTGGACTTCGGCGGGGTGCTGGTCGAGACGTCCCGCCGCGAGGGCTGGTCGGCGGCGCTGGCGAAGGAGGTGCACGCCGCCCTCGTCCGCGCCGGCTGCGACGAGCTGGACGTCACCGCCGTCGAGACCGACATCAAGGCGGGCGTCGCGGCCGACAAGTGCTGGAAGGACGCGATGTCGCGGCCGTACGCGCCGGCCGAGATGACCCACACCGGGTTCTGGGGCGACTACGTCGCCGCCGACTGGCCCGCGGCCGCCCGGCAGCTGGTCGTCGCGCACGCGACGCCGCTGTGCCGGCGGATGGGGGAGCTGCGGCAGGAGCGCCGCATCAGGCCGGGCATTCCCGAACTGCTGGACGCCGCCGAGGAGCACGGCATCCCGTGCGCCGTCGTCAGCAACTCGCTGTCGGCCGCCGTCCACCGGAACTTCACCGCCGCGACGGGTCTGGCGGAGAAGCTGGCGCTGGAGGTCTACAGCGACGAGGCCGGCGTGCGCAAACCCAACCCGGAGATGATCTGGATCGCGACCCGCGCGCTCGGCGTCGAGCCGGGCGACGCCTGGTACGCGGGCGACAACTTCGACCGCGACGTGCTCTGCGGGCATCGCGCGGGCGTCGGCGGGAACGTGCTGATGGTCGCCGGCGGGACCTACGACGTGCCGTACGAGGTCCGCTGCCGCCCCGACGCGGTCGTGGACGACGGCCACGGCCTGCTCGAACTGCTCACCAACGCCATCGAAGGAGACGGATGA
- a CDS encoding ABC transporter ATP-binding protein: MPAITLSGVVKTYPGGTRPAVKDLDLTIPDGSFTCLLGPSGCGKTTTLRMIAGLEQPTLGEIAVGDRVLDSVERGVYVPPEKRDMGLVFQNYALWPHLTVRGNTEFGLRMRKVPAEQRKARAEEALEKVHVADCMDRYPSQLSGGQQQRVALARMLAVDPDVLLLDEPLSNLDARLRLEMRTELKRIHDETGATVVFVTHDQMEAMTMATHIAVMSEGELQQVAPPMEMYERPGNRFVAEFVGSPPMNIVPIGSEPEGLAGSLLRFAEKRGIGSPGCVGVRPEALRLVRSKNDVPDTAWSDEAVVETVLPTGASWTVQLRVLDTELFAVTHEDPEAGPGDRLTCWTRPGRLHLFADDGARMGAWDEANAPVGKAAS; encoded by the coding sequence ATGCCGGCCATCACCCTCAGCGGAGTGGTCAAGACCTATCCCGGCGGCACCCGTCCGGCGGTGAAGGACCTGGACCTCACCATCCCGGACGGCTCGTTCACCTGCCTGCTCGGCCCGTCCGGCTGCGGCAAGACCACCACCCTGCGCATGATCGCCGGGCTGGAGCAGCCGACCCTCGGTGAGATCGCCGTCGGCGACCGCGTCCTGGACTCGGTGGAGCGCGGCGTGTACGTCCCGCCGGAGAAGCGCGACATGGGGCTCGTCTTCCAGAACTACGCGCTCTGGCCGCACCTCACCGTGCGCGGCAACACCGAGTTCGGGCTGCGGATGCGCAAGGTCCCGGCCGAGCAGCGCAAGGCCCGCGCGGAGGAGGCCCTGGAGAAGGTCCACGTCGCCGACTGCATGGACCGGTACCCGTCCCAGCTGTCGGGCGGGCAGCAGCAGCGCGTCGCGCTGGCCCGCATGCTCGCCGTCGACCCCGACGTCCTGCTGCTGGACGAGCCGCTGTCCAACCTCGACGCGCGGCTCCGGCTGGAGATGCGGACCGAGCTGAAGCGCATCCACGACGAGACCGGGGCGACCGTCGTCTTCGTCACGCATGATCAGATGGAGGCCATGACGATGGCCACGCACATCGCGGTCATGTCGGAGGGAGAGCTGCAGCAGGTGGCACCGCCCATGGAGATGTACGAGCGACCGGGCAACCGCTTCGTCGCAGAGTTCGTAGGAAGCCCGCCCATGAACATCGTCCCGATCGGGAGTGAGCCGGAGGGGCTCGCCGGGTCGCTGCTCCGGTTCGCGGAGAAGCGCGGCATCGGGTCGCCGGGCTGCGTCGGCGTCCGGCCGGAGGCGCTCCGGCTGGTCCGGTCGAAGAACGACGTCCCGGACACCGCCTGGTCGGACGAGGCCGTCGTCGAGACCGTCCTGCCGACCGGCGCGAGCTGGACGGTGCAGCTCCGCGTCCTGGACACCGAGCTGTTCGCCGTCACCCACGAGGACCCGGAGGCCGGCCCCGGCGACCGGCTGACCTGCTGGACGCGGCCGGGCCGGCTGCACCTGTTCGCCGACGACGGCGCCCGCATGGGCGCCTGGGACGAGGCCAACGCGCCCGTCGGAAAGGCGGCTTCGTGA
- a CDS encoding iron ABC transporter permease, with product MLLRDPTVLLGLALSAVLLYLVIAPLVSVISDAARVQYGDEARSGQESGSWTGYYLWRVFRSPVSKLLFWEPLLHTVTVALGVIAFALVVGGSMAWLVTRTNVPGRKFLAGALVVPYMLPSWTFALAWLSLFKNERSGGQVGYLQGAGIHTPDWLAYGPVPIIVTLGLHYYPFVLLLFGNALRRIDSQLEDSARILGAGGRTVVRRITLPLMLPALSSAVLLVLGRVLGTFGTPYILGLPSDYNVLSTGLYHAIRDRSTGVASTLAGVIVLVGVLVVIIDTRLVREQRRFVTVGGKGAMDRRSDLRRWRWPAFGLGMTVFAASVIVPVLTLLLSTVTKTPGVFSADNFTLKYWFGSKIEGAVGFPHGVLRGSELWEAAWNSLRIVGVAALVCGFLGLLIGYVVVRGAGSRVSSFLRQVSFLPYLVPGIAFAAACLSLFAVQRGPVPALYGTITLLVLVMVVTHLPYSSRSGISAMMQLGREPEEAAQISGARWVTRMTRIIMPIQRGALVTGVVLPFISGLKELSIVIMLTTAGTQLLTTLSIGLVEYGYTQLANGVVLIIALLSFTMTYLAQRLTKSSLASGIGG from the coding sequence GTGCTCCTGCGTGACCCCACCGTGCTGCTCGGCCTCGCGCTGAGCGCCGTCCTGCTCTACCTCGTCATCGCCCCGCTCGTGTCGGTCATCTCGGACGCGGCGCGCGTCCAGTACGGCGACGAGGCCCGCTCCGGCCAGGAGTCCGGCTCGTGGACGGGCTACTACCTGTGGCGGGTGTTCCGCTCGCCCGTCAGCAAGCTGCTGTTCTGGGAGCCGCTCCTCCACACCGTGACGGTCGCGCTCGGCGTCATCGCGTTCGCCCTCGTCGTCGGCGGGTCGATGGCGTGGCTGGTGACCCGCACCAACGTGCCGGGGCGCAAGTTCCTGGCCGGCGCGCTCGTCGTCCCGTACATGCTGCCGTCCTGGACGTTCGCGCTGGCCTGGCTGTCGCTGTTCAAGAACGAGCGGTCCGGCGGCCAGGTCGGCTACCTCCAGGGCGCCGGCATCCACACCCCCGACTGGCTCGCCTACGGGCCGGTGCCGATCATCGTCACGCTCGGGCTGCACTACTACCCGTTCGTGCTGCTGCTGTTCGGCAACGCGCTGCGCCGCATCGACTCGCAGCTGGAGGACTCGGCCCGCATCCTCGGCGCCGGCGGCCGGACGGTCGTCCGCCGCATCACGCTGCCGCTGATGCTGCCCGCGCTGTCGTCGGCGGTGCTGCTCGTCCTCGGCCGCGTCCTCGGCACGTTCGGCACCCCCTACATCCTCGGGCTGCCGAGCGACTACAACGTGCTGTCCACCGGCCTCTACCACGCCATCCGCGACCGCAGCACCGGCGTCGCCTCGACGCTCGCCGGCGTCATCGTGCTGGTCGGCGTGCTCGTCGTGATCATCGACACCCGGCTCGTGCGGGAGCAGCGCCGGTTCGTCACGGTCGGCGGCAAGGGCGCCATGGACCGCCGCAGCGACCTGCGCCGCTGGCGCTGGCCCGCGTTCGGCCTCGGCATGACGGTGTTCGCCGCGAGCGTCATCGTCCCCGTGCTGACGCTGCTGCTGTCGACCGTCACCAAGACGCCGGGCGTGTTCAGCGCCGACAACTTCACGCTCAAGTACTGGTTCGGCTCGAAGATCGAGGGCGCCGTCGGGTTCCCGCACGGCGTGCTGCGCGGCTCCGAGCTGTGGGAGGCGGCCTGGAACAGCCTCCGGATCGTCGGGGTCGCCGCGCTGGTGTGCGGCTTCCTCGGACTGCTGATCGGCTACGTGGTGGTGCGCGGCGCCGGGAGCCGGGTCTCCTCGTTCCTGCGGCAGGTGTCGTTCCTGCCCTACCTGGTGCCGGGCATCGCGTTCGCCGCCGCGTGCCTGTCGCTGTTCGCCGTCCAGCGCGGGCCGGTCCCGGCGCTGTACGGCACGATCACGCTGCTCGTCCTGGTGATGGTGGTGACGCATTTGCCGTACTCGTCCCGGTCGGGGATCTCGGCGATGATGCAGCTCGGCCGGGAACCGGAGGAGGCCGCGCAGATCAGCGGGGCCCGCTGGGTCACCCGGATGACGCGGATCATCATGCCGATCCAGCGGGGCGCGCTCGTCACCGGCGTGGTGCTGCCGTTCATCTCGGGGCTGAAGGAGCTCAGCATCGTGATCATGCTGACCACCGCCGGCACCCAGCTGCTGACCACCCTGTCCATCGGGCTCGTCGAGTACGGCTACACCCAGCTCGCCAACGGCGTCGTGCTCATCATCGCCCTGCTCTCGTTCACCATGACCTACCTGGCCCAGCGGCTCACCAAGAGCAGCCTGGCCTCGGGCATCGGAGGTTGA
- a CDS encoding DUF47 domain-containing protein, whose protein sequence is MSAAVRPVRRFRLVWDDLRGRSGDRVIGQVARQVRAARDGAELARELAAGRVPSADARARMAEIEHAGDAERAALAAMLRGVLATPIDREDLYRLSRSADDVLDNLRDFVREADLFGPPGLGFAVPPLDAVLEGLTALDAAVRKVLAEPAAVTIAALGARKAGNRVREYRQAALARLFAGPLDIDVLRSRELLDRLDAVGRRLGEAADALSDAMLKRSH, encoded by the coding sequence GTGAGCGCCGCCGTCCGGCCCGTGCGCCGGTTCCGGCTCGTCTGGGACGACCTGCGCGGCCGCTCCGGCGACCGGGTCATCGGGCAGGTCGCCCGGCAGGTCCGCGCCGCCCGCGACGGTGCCGAGCTGGCCCGCGAGCTGGCCGCCGGCCGGGTGCCCTCGGCCGACGCCCGCGCCCGGATGGCCGAGATCGAGCACGCCGGCGACGCCGAGCGGGCCGCGCTCGCCGCGATGCTGCGCGGCGTCCTCGCCACCCCCATCGACCGGGAGGACCTCTACCGGCTCTCCCGCTCCGCCGACGACGTCCTGGACAACCTCCGCGACTTCGTCCGCGAGGCCGACCTGTTCGGGCCGCCCGGACTCGGCTTCGCCGTCCCGCCGCTGGACGCGGTGCTGGAGGGGCTGACCGCCCTCGACGCCGCCGTCCGGAAGGTCCTCGCCGAGCCCGCCGCGGTCACCATCGCGGCGCTGGGCGCGCGCAAGGCCGGCAACCGCGTCCGCGAGTACCGGCAGGCCGCGCTCGCGCGGCTGTTCGCCGGGCCGCTCGACATCGACGTGCTGCGCAGCCGCGAGCTGCTCGACCGGCTCGACGCGGTCGGGCGGCGGCTCGGCGAGGCGGCCGACGCCCTGTCGGACGCGATGCTCAAACGCAGTCACTGA